The nucleotide sequence CCCTTGAGGAGTATTTTCTGGAAAACCATCGATAATTAACGTTATAGAAGCTCCCCTTTCTTTCGACTCTCTTGTTGGAATCCCATATTCAGGAAGGCTATTCTGATATATCCTTGCATAATAAACGTTACCAATGTTTTCGTTCACAGAGTAAGTATAATGCGTACTATCTTCTCCAGAAAGGTATTCTCCATTCTTAAACCATTTCACCAAATACTCATCTTCAGGGTATCCTGAGACAGATAAAGTAACAGCAGCATTATCTCCACTTGATTCATGATCTGGCCAAAACCTGTTATTAGCATCCTTGTCAAACAAGAAAGATTGAAGGTTATCCAATACTCCATTTTCATTCAATAAATTGATAGCCTCAAAATCAATGTAGCATCTTGATAAATCTAAAGTTTCTAAATTTTGAAAGCTATACAAGAAGCTTAAATTGCTGGTATCAATATATGATCCAGATAACCTTAAATGCTTGAGCTGAGTTAAAGCAGATAAATTATCAAAATCATTTAAAAATACATCTCCTCTAAAGTTCAATTGAAGAGATTTAAGGTGTTTAAGATCTCCTATTGAAGACATAAATCCACCACCATCTAAATCACTTTGAATAAATTCGATACCTTCAACTACACTAAAATTTACCCCGTCTTCATCGACAGAATCTCTTAATGTTAAGCCACTCCAACCGTAGATTGTAGTGTGAGGGTCGAACCAATTGTAACCAGGAGCATCTTGGATAGAATAGATGTTTTCTACCAAGTCTTTTAAGGCATTGTATTCCGTCAATAGCAATCCTTCTTTGTATTTTAATTCACCAACATAAACGATGTTATATGAATTATCATTTAAATCGAAAGTGATATCATACCTTCCGGGTACATCTACATAAATATCATTTCCGTAAGAGACTAGGATTCCTGATGGGAAAGTGTCACCTCCCCAATTATTATCCCATGAATAGTCTGCTCTAAATTTTAAATATCCACTTTTCAGTGAAAAGTTCTCAAGTGTCCAAATGTTTGGATCGTCATCTTGTACCGTGAGTGGGTAGTCTGTATCCCAACCTCCAATAGTTGCATCACCAGTAATTGTAATGTCGTTATAAGCGTCAACGGGTAAACTGATGGTAAAGATGAACAGGAGTAAGTAAAGTGAATTTACTCTCATTCGTAGGTAAATGTTTAAAGTTTGCGAAAAAATTGTCTTAGCTAAATTAAATGAATCATATGCAATAACATTTATTACGTAAGCTATTACTTTAATTTAGTTTTTTTCACACTCTACCCACAATAAGAAACTGATCAAAAACAAAAAAGGATATACCGCATGGTGACAGTATATCCTTTCTAAAATTCATCAAACCACCTCAGTGATTTGTAAAGCATATGTTTATTTTCCTAGTAATTCTTCTAACTTCTCCTCTAAAGCATTACCTCTCAGGTTTTTAGCGATAATCTTTCCTTCTTTATCTAATAATAGAGTGAAAGGAATAGATTCTACACCGTAAGCTTTAGCGGCCTCATTATTTGTATCATGCACCTGAGTCCATGAAATATGATCTATTTGAATTGCTTGTTTCCAAGCATTTTGATCTTGGTCGATAGATACGCCATATACTTCAAATCCTTTAGACTTATATTTATTATAAGCTCTTAATACATTAGGGTTTTCCATTCTACATGGTCTACACCAAGATGCCCAGAAATCGATCATTACATAATTTCCCTTAAAATCGGATAACGCAATGTTTTTACCTTCAACAGATGGTAAATTAATCTCTGTGGCCATAGCACCAATTCTAGTGGCTTTGATTGCATCAATACTTTTAGATACTTCTTTCACTAATTGGTCATCAGGAAAGTTTTTCTCCAGTTTTTCAACAGTTTCATTGATTACATCAAAGTAAGCTTCTTTATCGTTTAAGAAGTTAAGCACCACCAAAGATACATAAGCACCATCAAATTTCTTTAATTTCTGCTGCAATTCTGCCTTTTGAGCATCTTGCATTGCTTTTATCTTCTTGATTACCTCTTCTTTATTTTCTGATGACGCATACTCCTGCTGAAGTTTTGAACCTTCTTCAGAGTACTTATCATACATTTCTTTTAGTCCATGAAGAAGCTCATTTTCTCTTGAACCAGAAATTTCATAACCTACAGGAGCACTGCTTACAGATAAATCTTTATCTTCTAATACCAGAATCTCTTCTGCTTGGTTATCAATATTTATTGTGTAAAGTCCAATTTTAGGAACAGTATAATCAAAAGAGAACTTTCCCTTTTCATCTACTGTTGTCTCAGCAACGTTTCTTTTGCCTCCAACATTCTCAATTGAATATAAGATTACTTTAGCACCTTTTTCTATTCCTTCTAATTGACCAGATATACTAATCTTTGCAGGATATTCCGCTTTAGTATCATTTTCTTTTGAAGAACCGCAACTAATAGCAAATAATGCTAGTAATAAAATTAGACTATACTTAAATGTTTTCACTTCTGTCTGTTTACATGATTTATTATTATGCAATATACACAGATCTTTACTTTTCCAATGCTTCGCGAAGTAATTGATTTGTTTTTTGAGGATCTGCTTTACCTTTTGCCATTTTCATGACTTCACCCATAAACAAACCAAGTAAGTTCTTTTTCCCTTTTTTGTATGCTTTCGCTTTATCAGGGAATTTAGCAATTGCTTCATCAATTAAAGGAAGTAAGAAATCATCGCCACTATCTTGGATTAAATCCAATTCTTTGGCTAAACCTTCTACAGATACTTCCGGCTTAGAAGCTAATGCTTTCAATAAGTTTTGTGATGCAGCGGCAAAGCTAACTTTCTTAGCATCTACCAATGCAATCATTTCCGCTACTTGTTTTGGACGAATTGGAAAAGCATCAAAGTCACCACCTGTCTCATTTAATAATGATTTCAGAGGGCCCATCATCCAATTGGAAGCCGCTTTATAATTTTTTGTAGAAGAACATAGTTCCTCAAAGTACTGAGCTGAATCTTTTGCCTCTGTTAATAAACGGGCATCGTACTCTGGTAATTTATATTCTGATGTAAATTTCTTAATCAATTCTGCTGGTAAGCTAGGCATCTCCGCCTTGATCTTTTCTACCAACTCCTGTTTTACAATCATTGGAGGAAGGTCAGGACAAGGAAAATAACGGTAATCGTTTAATGTTTCCTTTGTACGCATACCATACGTCTTTCCTGTATCTACATTGAAAGTTCTTGTCTCAGAAATGATCTCCTCGCCTTTCTCTATAAGTTGAATCTGACGTTGCATTTCATATTCAATGGCCTTTTGGATATTACGCATTGAGTTCATGTTTTTGATCTCGCATTTTTCTCCAAGTTCAGTAGACCCTTTTAATCGAACAGAAACATTGGCGTCACATCTTAAAGATCCTTCTTCCATATTCCCATCACCAATACCAAGGTAACGAACGGTTTTTCTGATCTCACCAACAAAAGCAGCTGCCACTGCAGAATCATGAATACAAGGTTCCGTTACAATTTCCATTAATGGAACACCGGCTCTATTTAGATCTACCAAAGTATCAGGACTTCCTTCTAAGTGTGTTGACTTACCGGCATCTTCTTCCATATGAATTCGGTTAAGCACAACAGTAAACGGATCCCCATTTTTTGTAACTACATCAACATGCCCACCAATACAAATAGGTGTTTTATCTTGTGTTGTTTGATATCCTTTTGGAAGGTCTGGATAGAAGTAATTTTTTCTATCAAAGAACTGATATTCTGAGATACGGCAATTACAAGCCAATCCCATTTTAATAGAAGATTCAATCACACCTTTATTTACCTTAGGAAGCGTTCCCGGCAAAGCTAAAGTGATTGGACTAATATTTACGTTCGGATCTTCACCAAAAGTGGTAGGATCTGAAGCAAAAATTTTACTTGCTGTTGTTAATTGTGAGTGCACTTCCAAACCCACAACCAATTCATACTTTTCTAAAATGGCCTGATCAATCATGCTTATATATTTTTCTCGAATAGAGATGAACCTTTTAGGAAGTGTAATTTGTAGCGTTTGTAGTTAGCATTAGACAATAATCACATCTTTAAACCTTGGTTACCTCTTTTCTGTTCTATTGATAATCAATTTGAAATATTTTCAACAAAAAAAGTTATTCCTTACAAAAAGAAATAACTTTTAATGAATTTTATTACAATATTAATAAAAATATCTATTTTTCAATACAATTTCTAGTGTTTTCGTTGACTTGCCTTGAAAAGGATTTGTTTTTCTTCTTGAGTTAATCCTTCATAGCCTTTATCAGAAATTTTATCCAATATCTCATCTACTGTTGCTTGTGATGGTTGAGCCCCTGTTTTAGCAGTAGTAGTTTTCTTACTTGCTTTCTTTTTTCCTCCTCTGTGAACTACTTTCAATTTCTTTTCAGAAGACATTAAATCAGAGAAGAAATCTGAAATTTTATAAAGTGGCGTTCCCAAATCAGTTCCTTTTTTAAGAATAGCTACATAGCCATACCCCATTAGGGCTCCACCTAAGTGAGCAATTTCACCACCAGCGTTTGCACCTGCAGTTTGAATTAAGGACAAGAAAATATATACCGCCGCCAAGTATTTGATCTTTACTGGGCCAACAAATAGTAAATTGATTTTATAATCTGGAGCAATTGCAGCAGAACCGACAACAATAGCATATACACTTGCTGAGGCACCGATAAGTCCACTTACCATATCCATACGAGCATTATAGTATGGAATTACATTGTACATAAACAAATAAGCAAGTCCACCTGCAATACCTCCAAGGAAGTAGATAGCCACCACTTTTTTATCTCCGAGGAATTCTGTGAAGATCATTCCAAACCAATACATGATTAACATATTGAAAAGGATATGAAAGAAATCCGACATACTATGCATAAAGAAGTATGTGATTAAAGTCCAAGGTGCTTTAACAAAGTCAATAGCAGATGGTGGTAGTGCTACATTAGGAAAAATGTATTCATAGTAAACGTCAACAAGACCTGATAGTTTAAGTGCTAGTAGCAGTAAGCTCATACAGACATAAACAACTACATTGACAATGATCAATCTTAGTAGTCCACTACCCGGCTTGTTCCATGTATATTTTAAATCTGAGATAAAACCGTTCATAAGTAATATTGTAATGGTTTAATGACAACCTGTGATGTTGTACTGTTCTATAAGGTTATTTATTAGGTAACTTAATTTACATAAAATCAACAAGTAATAAAAGTGATTTCATGCAATCATCGGACAAGTACAGTTTATTATTAGATATTTGATTTGTAGATAATTTGTTTAAAAATATCCCAAATAATTTTCTTAAAATAGTGATATCCATAGATTATTGTTCTTTGAATATCACTACTTTATGTATTTCTAATTCTGGTAACTTTGATATTTCCAGTGTCTCATCAATAGATAAGCAAATAATGCACCGCCCAAGTGAGCTAGGTGAGCAACATTGTCTGCTGGGTTCTGATTGATAAGCTCATATGTTTCATATAAAATATAAGCACCTACCAAGTATTTTGCTTTTATTGGAATTGGAGGGAACAACAACATCAAACGTAAATTTGGAAATAAGTACGCAAACGTAAATAATATACCGAAGATCGCTCCTGATGCTCCAATCATAGGAATATTCATTCTATCTATTGTAATCTTACGGGCAAATTCAACTGCTTCTTTTTGTAACCCAGGATTATTAGGGTCTGCAGGGAAAATACTCTCAGCAAAGTTATACAAAGTTGTATTGTGCTGTAAATAAACTTCTGCATGATCTTGACAGAAAGCCAAGAAGTTTTCTGGTGTTGAACTTAAAATAAACTGTGCTGCAGAAGCTTCCATTTGATGAATTTCAACAAAGTTGACCAATCCATACAACGCACCGCCACCAAGACCTGTGACAAGATATAAAATCAAGAATCTTTTTGAACCCAACACATTTTCCAACATTGGTCCGAAGATGAATAAGGCAAACATATTACTAAAAATATGTGCGAAATCTCTGTGGACGAACATATATGTAAATGGTTGGAACACTTGGAAGTATTCCGATTTAGGGTAATGATACCCCAACAAAGCAACTACATCTATACTGTGAATTAAATTCACTGCACCAAAGATGAGCAGGTTTATCAATAATAATATCTTAACGTTAGGAGTGAGATTTTGTCCCATAAAATGTAATATGTAAACGTAGATGAGTTCTAATATACTTGTTAATCGACACTAGAACGAATTTCTTTAATATTCAATTGAAGTATTTTACTTCCTCTGAATTCATTTATTTCTAATCTGAAAGCAATATCAAAACTTCCTGAAGTAATGATTTCTAATTGATCGGCCTGATTAAAAGCAATAGCATCGATGGCTTGATCTCCATCGTTTTGTATTAGTTTCATTTTCAGGTGTCTTTCCTTTAGTATCCTAGGTACTTCTGTTGATTTTACTCCCTTAGCAACAAACAGAGGCATTGGGTTTTCATGCCCAAAAGGTTTCATCTTATCGATGATACTAGCAGTGGAAAGTGTAATATCTGTCAGTTCAACTTCCAAATCGATATTTAATTCAGAAACAAATTCCTTTCCATTCAATTTTTTCTGTACTTCTTCATCAAATTTGTCGGAAAAGGCTGACAAATTTTCTTCTTTTAATGACAACCCTGCCGCTGAAGTGTGTCCGCCAAACTGAGAAAGTAAGTCACCACATGAATTTAAAACATCATGTAAATCAAATTTTCCGATCGCTCTTCCCGAACCTGTCACTTCTCCTCGTGATAAGGTAAGACATACTGTCGGTTTTCCAATTTTCTCAGCTACCTTAGAAGCAACAATGCCCAATACACCTTTATGCCAATCTTCCTTGTACAAAACTAATCCTGACTTACTCTCTTCACTAGAAGCAATCTCTAGTGCTTCTTCTGTGATCTTTTGGTCATAATTTCTCCTTAACTGATTTAATCGATTCAGCTCATTGGCTAATTCATTAGCCTCTTTAGGATCTTCTGTTGCCAATAATTCTGCTGCAATTTGTGCATGAGCAATTCTACCGGCTGCGTTAATCACTGGCCCAATACTATAGGCTAAATCAGTCAGTTGAACTGTAGCTTGATCCTTTTTTAATACTTGTAGTAAAGCAATAATTCCAGGTTTAGTACTTTTTTTCAAGTAAGAAATTCCCTGATGTGCTAATACTCGATTTTCTTCCACCATGGGTACAACATCACAAGCTGTACCTAAAGCAACAAGATCTAAATGTTGCCACAATGGCGTTGGGTCAATTCCATGTTTCTGGCAAAATCCTTGAAGAAATTTAAATCCGACACCACAACCCGATAATCCTTTGAAAGGATAATCACAATCTGGTCTTTGAGGATTTAAAACTGCCGTAGCTTTAGGTATAGTATCTCCGAGTTGGTGGTGGTCACAAACAATAAAATCAATATTTCTATGAATAGCATTATCAATTGCTTCATGGCTCATAATACCACAATCCAGAGAAATAATTAACTGACAGTTTGTTTTCGCTGCATACTCCACACCACGAACAGAAACACCATAACCTTCTGTATATTTATCTGGAACATAGAAATCTACATTATCATAAACTCCTCTAAAGAAATGCATAAAAAGAGCTACGGACGTAGTGCCATCGACATCATAATCGCCAAAGAATAAAATTCGTTCCCCCTTTTCTATGGCTAAGGTTAATCTCGCCACGGCCACATCCATATCTTTCATTAGAAAAGGATCATGTAACTTCTCTAGAGTAGGTCGAAAATAATCTCTTGCTTGATGTAAAGATTTCACTCCCCTTTGTGCCAATAACTTGGTAATCAAGATGGGCACATTAGGTTGCTTCATCAACTCTTTTATATATTTATCTTCTGGCTCTGCAGCCACGTTCCATTTTTTACTCATATTATTTTTTTGCACCTAATGCCAATGCAATCCATGCCGCAATAAAACCTACACCTCCAATTGGAGTAATCGCACCTAACCAATTAATGCCTGTGATAGATAGAATGTATAAACTCCCTGAGAAAATTAAGATACCAATCACCATAAATACAGCAGCCCATTTTAACCAGTTTTGTTCTATTTTATCAGCCAGTGCTCCCAAAAGTAAGAGTCCTAAACCGTGGTAAAAATGATATTTCACACCTGTTTCAAAAGTTTCTAAACGACCATTGGCTTCGAGAACTCCTTTTAAACCATGTGCTCCAAATGCTCCAATCGCTACTGCTAAAGCACAAAAAATGCTACCTACGATAATGATATTTCTACTCATTTTGTTTGTTATTGCTGTCCTGAAAGAATTAATCTTTTTAGTTTACCATGCAAGATACATAGGATTCAATATATTCTTCTTATGAAACAAGAAAAACGACTTCCTCGAAAGAAAATCGTTTTTCAAAAATGTTATTCATATCTTATTTCTAGTAAAGTTACTTCCTATGCTTGATTTTTCACACCTACAGAAGCAAATTCTTCTACCATTTGATCAACAACTTCTTTTACTGGTCGAATTGAATTTACATATTCAATAGAAGGACCAGCACACCAAACCGATTTATAAGTCGCTCCAAAGGCTGCTTTTTCAAGCATTTTCATTCCTTTATAGAAAGTCAACATCTTAGCGAACTTCTTGAGAGTCTTATTTTTATTAAGAATTGATTCAAGCCAATTTTGCTTTGTACCAATCTCTTTCATGTATGGAGTATTGATTACAGTACATGGCGTACCCGATAACTTTGTCGTCATCACAATATCTTTACTACCATAATCGACACATGCCTGTTTGTAATCTTGTGATACACCCGCTTCGGTTGTTGCAATAAATGGGCTTCCCATAGAAATACCTACAGCTCCCAAATCCAACTTTTCTTTCCATTGGAATCCATTTCCAACCCCTCCAGCAGATATCACTGGTATGTTACAGGCGTTTACCAAAGCAGGTACAAGTTCTGCCGCTTTTGTTGGCCCCGCATGTCCACCTGCTTCTTTATTTACCGCAATGACAGCATCTGCACCAAGTTCTTCTACTTTTTTAGCATAATGTATATCTACTACATCACAAAATACTTTGATTCCTGCAGGCTTACACTTTTCAATAATTTTTCTTGGAGATCCTAAAGAAGTGATGATGTAATCTACCTTCAATTCAACACAAGTGTCCAATTGTTCTTTCAGTCTCACATTCGATTTGTTAGCAATAAGGTTAATCCCTATTGGACCGTCTGCTGCTGACCTAATTTGTTGAATAGCTGCTCTAAATTCCTTATCTGTTCTATAGTTTAAGGCTGGAACTGTACCTGTTATTCCGCTATTGATCGCAGCAATTAGCATATCAGCATTGGATACAAGAAACATTGGAGCCATTATGATAGGATACTTAATCCCTAACATCTCGGTTAGTGGTGTGGAAATTTTTTCCATAGTGTTGTTGTGTAATTGGTAAGTTAATCAAAAAATAGTATGCATGCATACTATTTTATTTTCTACAAGATCAACAATTTTTAGAAAAAATAAAAACGGTATTATGAATAAATAGAACTGAATCTTATTGATTTTCAATGGTTCTTATTTACCATGAACCTTGCCTTTCATAAATAGATAGAGATACGTGGAGGTGGTCACCTGTACCCCCATGGCGGACCGCATTAAACCCTAAAGACTTAAAATACAACTGTGCCATCCATACCATCCAAAACGGTCTATTTTTAGTTCTTAAATCCATAGCATGTACATAACCAGTATTTTGTTTGTAATGTAGCGATCTGCCTTTTTTCTGTAATCTCATAGAAGTATAATCATCAGGAGTTCGAGACAGATCTGTTATCAACATCCCTTTATCAAGAAACAGGAAAGTTCTTACACTAATTTTAAGGTAAGGGTGCAATTGTGTATATTCTGCTCTTATCTTTTCATTTTTTGCATTATTACCTGTGAATGAAAACAAAGCAAAAACAACATAGGATAAGACTATTAATGCTACAGAGATTGCTGACCATTTTAAATGAGAGAACCTTATTTTTTTAATATTCACTATCATCAAAGAGATGATCGAAAAATAGGCCCAAATACATAATGCTGACATTGTAATCCCTCCCATTAAGCCAATCCAAGTATTTATATTGTACTCATGATATAAGTAAATAGCACCTCGTATCAAAAATAAAAAAGGCAATGAAAGGCTAAACATGATAAAGATAATCTGAACAGTAAATTTAGTCAGTTCCCATTTCCAGCTCCATTTTTTAGATGATTGTGATTCAGTAACATATTGATTAGTATAGTTTCTCATTATTTAATGGTAAAAGTTGATTTTTGAGTAATGTCTATTGTGTTTTACGAAAAATTCTTCTTTTCGATTACATATATTTTATAAATTTCTAATATTATTCCTCTTCAAAATTAAAATTATATCAAATAATGACCACACTCTTCGTAATCAATCACTTTAGGTATTAAATTTAAATGTCTACAACGAGGATATTTATTATTTTGATGATAATAAATGAACTTTTAATAATCTATCAACACAAATAGATAAAACCCTTAAATATTATACTGTGAAACAAAAAAGCAGCATTGGAAAGAAACTGGCAAAATGGTTCGGTTTTACTCTTTTAGGCGTTTTCGCGATACTCATTATTGGCGTCATTTTATTTTATGCTAATAGAGCTACCATTAAGGCAAAAGTTATTGAAGCCGTCAATCAAGAACAAAATGGTGATTTACAAATAGGGCAAATTGGTATTGCTCCGTTTGAGGATTTCCCCAATTTCACTCTCCAGTTAGATAGTATTGTCTATCATGAAAAGAAAGCAGCGATAAGAACAGAAGCTGAAGAAGGGAGACCTATTGCAGCATTAAATAAGTTCTTTGTCTCTATTGATGTCGTTGCCTTGATTGAAGGCGATGTAAAAATCGGAGCGATCAAACTACATGATGGCGAATTGAACTTACTTTCTTATAAAGACAGTACCTTCAACTTAACAAATGCATTAGGTATTGATCTTACAGACACAACACAAGTTGAAGAGCCTGCGGATACTACAACAGCGGCTCCTCCAGCTTTTGCGGTTCAATTGGATAAGTTCTCCCTTAAGAATATCAAAGTGATTGCTTACAATGGACTGACTGAAAAAGGTATTGGAATGCAGGTCAATAAGATCAAAACTTCATTGACGTATAATGAGAATATTATTTCAAATACTTTAAATGTCAATGTTGAATTACTTGGTATCAAAGACAAAGAAAAATTGATGTGGCGTAATAAACACTTAGAAATGAAAACAAATCTAAGTTTTGACCGCCTTCAAAAGATCATCAATATCCAAAAATGCCATATGGCTATTGAAGGAGCTGAGTTTGATCTTGATGGTACAGTAGATATCCCTAATGATCTCGATCTTGATATTAATGTAAAAGCATCCCAAAAAGACCTGAACATCGTTAACCTATTGGCTAATGGTAAAATGGATGTTGAAAAAATTAAAGAAAGCTACTCGAGTACTTTGGGTGGTTTAGAATTCGATGCTAAGATTACAGGTAAATCTAAAGCTACTTTACCAAAAGTTGTGGCCAACGTTCGTCTAGATAAATTTACGCTTCAGAGTTTAAAAACACCGTATGGGGTAAAAGATTTTAGTTTTACTGCCTCATTGAATACTGGAGATTCAACAGATTTATCTCAACTGCAATTCCATTTAGATAAGTTTAACCTAGAAACAACGAATGGATACACTAGAGGAAGCTTGGATGTTACCAATGGTATCAAACAGCCACACATCGAATTAGATTGGGATGCTAATCTTTCTCTTGAAAGCTTCGACGACCTATTAACAGATATTCCTTTTGATAGTCTTGGTGGTAAAATCACTTTCAATGCGAAAGTAAAGTATGATATTGATGTAGAGAAAAAGCAATTCTTACAAACGGGAAAAAATTCGCAAAAAATATATCTGAAAATTGATGATGTCTATGTTAGACACGTACCAACAGGTTTAGTACCTAAAAATATCAACGGTATTTTCTATATCTGGGAAAACCACTTAGGTATTAAAGATTTATCCGCAAATATGGCGGGAAGTGATTTTAAATTCAACGGTAATATCGATAACCTGATTTTCTATGCATTAGGAATGGATACTGATATTAAAGCTGATGTAAAATTACAGTCGAAGCACTTCTTAGTAAAAGAACTTTTGATGTATCAAGATACTGCTGCAGCCGCATTAGCCGACAACTTACATGATATTGATATCGATTTTACATTAGAAACGAACAGTAAGAGTTTAAAAAATTATAAGATCGTACCTTATGGTAAATTAACGATCAATAATCTTCAAACATCCTTCGACAAGTTCCAGCCCATACATAATGTTTCTGGTTTAATGGGTATTACTCCAAAAGCACTTGGTATCGATCACTTAAAAGGAAACATAGGTAAATCAGATTTCTATTTTAGAGGTGGTTTTGATAACTATGATGGAGTAATTTACAAGGATTCAACAATTCAAATTCATGCGGGATTTGACATTCGTTCAAGCTCTATGCGAGTAGTTGATTTCTTTACATACGGAGATTCTCTATTGGTGCCAAAGACATTTAAGGATGAAAAAATGAATAACTTCCAAATTCAAGGAGGTATTGATATTATCA is from Flammeovirga agarivorans and encodes:
- a CDS encoding redoxin domain-containing protein, translating into MKTFKYSLILLLALFAISCGSSKENDTKAEYPAKISISGQLEGIEKGAKVILYSIENVGGKRNVAETTVDEKGKFSFDYTVPKIGLYTINIDNQAEEILVLEDKDLSVSSAPVGYEISGSRENELLHGLKEMYDKYSEEGSKLQQEYASSENKEEVIKKIKAMQDAQKAELQQKLKKFDGAYVSLVVLNFLNDKEAYFDVINETVEKLEKNFPDDQLVKEVSKSIDAIKATRIGAMATEINLPSVEGKNIALSDFKGNYVMIDFWASWCRPCRMENPNVLRAYNKYKSKGFEVYGVSIDQDQNAWKQAIQIDHISWTQVHDTNNEAAKAYGVESIPFTLLLDKEGKIIAKNLRGNALEEKLEELLGK
- the gatB gene encoding Asp-tRNA(Asn)/Glu-tRNA(Gln) amidotransferase subunit GatB, with amino-acid sequence MIDQAILEKYELVVGLEVHSQLTTASKIFASDPTTFGEDPNVNISPITLALPGTLPKVNKGVIESSIKMGLACNCRISEYQFFDRKNYFYPDLPKGYQTTQDKTPICIGGHVDVVTKNGDPFTVVLNRIHMEEDAGKSTHLEGSPDTLVDLNRAGVPLMEIVTEPCIHDSAVAAAFVGEIRKTVRYLGIGDGNMEEGSLRCDANVSVRLKGSTELGEKCEIKNMNSMRNIQKAIEYEMQRQIQLIEKGEEIISETRTFNVDTGKTYGMRTKETLNDYRYFPCPDLPPMIVKQELVEKIKAEMPSLPAELIKKFTSEYKLPEYDARLLTEAKDSAQYFEELCSSTKNYKAASNWMMGPLKSLLNETGGDFDAFPIRPKQVAEMIALVDAKKVSFAAASQNLLKALASKPEVSVEGLAKELDLIQDSGDDFLLPLIDEAIAKFPDKAKAYKKGKKNLLGLFMGEVMKMAKGKADPQKTNQLLREALEK
- a CDS encoding rhomboid family intramembrane serine protease, producing the protein MNGFISDLKYTWNKPGSGLLRLIIVNVVVYVCMSLLLLALKLSGLVDVYYEYIFPNVALPPSAIDFVKAPWTLITYFFMHSMSDFFHILFNMLIMYWFGMIFTEFLGDKKVVAIYFLGGIAGGLAYLFMYNVIPYYNARMDMVSGLIGASASVYAIVVGSAAIAPDYKINLLFVGPVKIKYLAAVYIFLSLIQTAGANAGGEIAHLGGALMGYGYVAILKKGTDLGTPLYKISDFFSDLMSSEKKLKVVHRGGKKKASKKTTTAKTGAQPSQATVDEILDKISDKGYEGLTQEEKQILFKASQRKH
- a CDS encoding rhomboid family intramembrane serine protease; protein product: MGQNLTPNVKILLLINLLIFGAVNLIHSIDVVALLGYHYPKSEYFQVFQPFTYMFVHRDFAHIFSNMFALFIFGPMLENVLGSKRFLILYLVTGLGGGALYGLVNFVEIHQMEASAAQFILSSTPENFLAFCQDHAEVYLQHNTTLYNFAESIFPADPNNPGLQKEAVEFARKITIDRMNIPMIGASGAIFGILFTFAYLFPNLRLMLLFPPIPIKAKYLVGAYILYETYELINQNPADNVAHLAHLGGALFAYLLMRHWKYQSYQN
- the recJ gene encoding single-stranded-DNA-specific exonuclease RecJ; this translates as MSKKWNVAAEPEDKYIKELMKQPNVPILITKLLAQRGVKSLHQARDYFRPTLEKLHDPFLMKDMDVAVARLTLAIEKGERILFFGDYDVDGTTSVALFMHFFRGVYDNVDFYVPDKYTEGYGVSVRGVEYAAKTNCQLIISLDCGIMSHEAIDNAIHRNIDFIVCDHHQLGDTIPKATAVLNPQRPDCDYPFKGLSGCGVGFKFLQGFCQKHGIDPTPLWQHLDLVALGTACDVVPMVEENRVLAHQGISYLKKSTKPGIIALLQVLKKDQATVQLTDLAYSIGPVINAAGRIAHAQIAAELLATEDPKEANELANELNRLNQLRRNYDQKITEEALEIASSEESKSGLVLYKEDWHKGVLGIVASKVAEKIGKPTVCLTLSRGEVTGSGRAIGKFDLHDVLNSCGDLLSQFGGHTSAAGLSLKEENLSAFSDKFDEEVQKKLNGKEFVSELNIDLEVELTDITLSTASIIDKMKPFGHENPMPLFVAKGVKSTEVPRILKERHLKMKLIQNDGDQAIDAIAFNQADQLEIITSGSFDIAFRLEINEFRGSKILQLNIKEIRSSVD
- a CDS encoding DUF423 domain-containing protein, which encodes MSRNIIIVGSIFCALAVAIGAFGAHGLKGVLEANGRLETFETGVKYHFYHGLGLLLLGALADKIEQNWLKWAAVFMVIGILIFSGSLYILSITGINWLGAITPIGGVGFIAAWIALALGAKK
- a CDS encoding NAD(P)H-dependent flavin oxidoreductase, yielding MEKISTPLTEMLGIKYPIIMAPMFLVSNADMLIAAINSGITGTVPALNYRTDKEFRAAIQQIRSAADGPIGINLIANKSNVRLKEQLDTCVELKVDYIITSLGSPRKIIEKCKPAGIKVFCDVVDIHYAKKVEELGADAVIAVNKEAGGHAGPTKAAELVPALVNACNIPVISAGGVGNGFQWKEKLDLGAVGISMGSPFIATTEAGVSQDYKQACVDYGSKDIVMTTKLSGTPCTVINTPYMKEIGTKQNWLESILNKNKTLKKFAKMLTFYKGMKMLEKAAFGATYKSVWCAGPSIEYVNSIRPVKEVVDQMVEEFASVGVKNQA